A genome region from Arachis duranensis cultivar V14167 chromosome 8, aradu.V14167.gnm2.J7QH, whole genome shotgun sequence includes the following:
- the LOC107460701 gene encoding protein disulfide-isomerase: MSFRVPICFLFLSLLLAAPQISADESASEAKEKEFVLTLDHSNFSDTIKKHDFIVVEFYAPWCGHCKKLAPEYEKAASILSSLDPPVVLAKVDANEEKNKEIANEYDVKGYPTVKILRSGGKHIQEYKGPREADGIVEYLKKQSGPASTEIKSADDAAAFIGENKVVVVGIFPKFSGEEYENFIALAEKLRSDYDFGHTLEAKHLPRGESSVTGPVVRLFKPFDELYVDFKDFKAEALEKFIEDSSIPVVTVFNNDPSNHPFVVKFFNSLNAKAMLFINVTSDVAEALKSKYREAAEQYRSQGVSFLVGDVEASQGAFQYFGLKEEDVPLIIIQHNDGKKFFKPNVEPDQLTTWLKDYKEGKVAPYLKSEPIPGTNNEPVKVVVANSFDDVVFKSGKNVLLEFYAPWCGHCKKLAPILDEVAVSYQNDADVTIAKLDATANDIPSESFDVQGYPTVYFKSASGKISPYEGDRTKEDIIQFIEKNRDKPGQEQEQAKDESVKQEQGKDEL, from the exons ATGTCGTTTAGGGTTCCGATCTGCTTCCTCTTTCTTTCACTCCTACTCGCGGCTCCTCAGATCTCCGCCGATGAATCAGCATCGGAGGCCAAAGAGAAGGAGTTTGTGCTAACGTTGGATCATTCTAACTTCTCCGATACCATCAAGAAGCACGACTTCATCGTCGTCGAGTTCTACGCACCTTG GTGTGGCCACTGTAAGAAGCTTGCTCCGGAG TATGAGAAAGCTGCTTCCATATTGAGCAGTCTAGATCCTCCCGTTGTTTTGGCTAAAGTTGATGCCAATGAGGAGAAGAATAAAGAGATCGCAAACGAATATGATGTTAAGGGCTACCCAACAGTCAAGATTCTTAGAAGTGGGGGAAAGCACATTCAAGAATACAAAGGTCCCCGTGAAGCAGATGGCATTGTTGAGTATTTGAAGAAACAGAGTGGCCCTGCATCTACTGAAATTAAATCCGCTGACGATGCTGCCGCTTTCATTGGCGAAAATAAAGTTGTTGTT GTTGGGATTTTCCCTAAATTTTCTGGGGAGGAGTATGAGAACTTTATCGCATTAGCAGAGAAGCTACGTTCTGATTATGACTTTGGTCACACCCTTGAGGCCAAACACCTTCCACGGGGAGAATCATCAGTTACCGGGCCTGTTGTCAGGTTATTCAAGCCATTTGATGAGCTTTATGTTGATTTCAAG GATTTCAAAGCAGAAGCTCTAGAGAAATTTATTGAAGATTCTAGCATCCCTGTTGTGACTGTCTTCAACAATGACCCAAGCAACCATCCTTTTGTTGTCAAATTCTTTAACAGTCTTAATGCTAAG GCAATGCTGTTCATCAACGTTACCAGTGATGTTGCTGAAGCGTTGAAATCGAAATACCGTGAAGCTGCTGAACAATATAGATCACAGGGTGTGAGCTTTCTGGTGGGAGATGTTGAAGCTAGTCAAGGAGCCTTCCAG TACTTTGGACTTAAGGAAGAGGATGTACCTTTGATCATCATACAACATAACGATGGAAAGAAATTTTTCAAACCTAATGTGGAGCCAGATCAACTTACAACCTGGTTGAAGGATTACAAG GAAGGGAAAGTTGCACCATATTTGAAGTCTGAGCCTATTCCTGGAACTAATAATGAACCTGTCAAAGTGGTAGTTGCTAACAGTTTTGACGACGTCGTTTTCAAATCAGGGAAGAATG TTTTGCTGGAGTTCTATGCCCCGTGGTGTGGTCATTGCAAAAAGTTGGCTCCAATATTGGATGAAGTTGCCGTCTCATATCAAAATGATGCTGATGTTACCATTGCCAAACTG GATGCAACTGCCAACGATATCCCAAGTGAATCCTTTGATGTACAAGGTTATCCAACAGTGTACTTCAAGTCTGCAAGTGGAAAGATATCACCATATGAAGGTGACAGGACTAAGGAAGACATCATCCAATTCATTGAAAAGAACAGAGATAAACCTGgccaagaacaagaacaagcaaaAGATGAATCtgtcaagcaagaacaaggaaaagaTGAGCTTTGA
- the LOC107460708 gene encoding protein ROLLING AND ERECT LEAF 2 codes for MGCGGSKVDHLPLVTLCRERRDFLRAASDHRYALAAAHVAYFHSLRDIGEALRKFADHDLVFATASASVTGSSPSPLSSPVLTLPSDQGKPSKNTKTKTKNKIRASTSSTSISHGGDASGSDEIDGGSHIHLSDSDSELRSSSSGHIHIEEEEHDIEEDDEEASPPYGYGYYHDHEPQDWGHNPQGEGYNSNHTYAFYMKRTAPPGRSMIYEEPQTRVAESGQWPDPQNSYGGYGFGYNGGAGGYFGFPSGSSPPPPGAEYSYYGQQRTASPAAPPPPPAPPSPPRVSAWDFLNVFDSYDNGYSGYLSSQGRYGFGSISSSPDSKVLKEVLHNHREKEKKKILNEEKAPPMQNHQQQKQHFRERDFGEGTSNSKAVPVSMPQQRKQRRKNGEGSSNKTVRFHGSSDDSGGGSGSLHEKEIKTSSSPDTIVSRSSPEEEEEDGERLGRKKGVTFEVEATVSAVDGGDSSSKMSSLTTLSPHGTRDLKEVVQEIRDEFETASNVGKEVALLLEACKPPYRSRVAPFKVMFSRIVHSLAPSRLPSHPPSRPPVQLSSRAMKMAKAYCGEPGREFNTNPLNLSSTLEKLYAWEKKLYKEVKDEERLRSIYEKQCKRLKTLDNRGAESTKIDATEASIKKLLTKINISIRTVEAISLRIHKLRDDELQPQLAALITGLTRMWKFMLKCHEKQFQAIMESKTHSLKINTGLQRDESLKAILELEKELLNWCSQFNNWVRMQKSYVENLNEWLRRCLLDEPEETADGVVPFSPSRIGAPPVFVICNDWHQAMSRISERGVADAMHEFAQRLHELWEKQDEAQRQRIKAEYLKKDFEMQLRTLRREMGDAEHVHDKVSQKTALSKGHSESGVSPLDDLKVDLDSMKKRLHEERARHKEAIKQARDAASNSLQAGLIPIFKTLESFTSEVVKAHEQVRLQNTKAS; via the exons ATGGGATGCGGAGGCTCCAAGGTGGACCACCTCCCACTCGTCACTCTCTGCAGAGAACGACGGGACTTCCTCAGAGCCGCTTCCGACCACCGCTACGCCCTCGCCGCTGCTCACGTCGCCTATTTCCACTCCCTCAGAGACATCGGCGAAGCGCTACGTAAATTCGCCGACCACGACCTCGTCTTCGCCACCGCCTCCGCCTCCGTCACCGGCTCCTCCCCCTCCCCTCTCAGCTCCCCCGTCCTCACATTGCCCTCCGACCAAGGAAAACCctctaaaaacacaaaaaccaaaaccaaaaacaaaatcagGGCCTCAACTTCTTCAACTTCCATTTCGCATGGCGGCGATGCTTCCGGGAGCGACGAGATCGACGGTGGGTCACACATACACCTGTCCGATTCAGATTCCGAATTGCGCTCTTCTTCTTCGGGCCACATCCACATCGAAGAGGAAGAGCACGATATTGAAGAAGATGACGAAGAAGCATCACCACCTTACGGGTACGGATATTACCATGATCATGAACCACAAGATTGGGGGCACAATCCACAAGGGGAAGGGTATAATAGTAATCATACATATGCTTTCTACATGAAGAGAACCGCGCCTCCTGGAAGATCCATGATCTACGAAGAGCCACAGACCCGTGTTGCAGAGTCGGGTCAATGGCCCGACCCGCAAAATAGTTATGGTGGATACGGGTTTGGTTACAATGGTGGTGCTGGTGGTTATTTTGGGTTTCCGAGCGGTTCTTCTCCGCCGCCTCCGGGGGCGGAGTATTCTTACTACGGTCAACAGAGGACAGCTTCGCCGGCGGCGCCTCCGCCGCCTCCGGCACCCCCATCTCCGCCGAGGGTTTCAGCATGGGATTTTTTGAATGTGTTTGATAGTTATGACAATGGTTACTCGGGTTATCTATCTTCTCAGGGGAGGTATGGGTTTGGTTCGATTTCTAGTAGCCCGGATTCGAAAGTGCTGAAGGAGGTTCTCCATAACCAcagggagaaggagaagaagaagatattgaATGAGGAAAAAGCACCACCAATGCAAAACCAccaacaacaaaaacaacattTTAGGGAGAGGGATTTTGGAGAAGGTACCTCAAATTCAAAGGCAGTGCCAGTATCAATGCCCCAACAACGAAAACAACGAAGGAAAAATGGTGAGGGAAGTTCCAATAAGACCGTGAGGTTCCATGGAAGCAGTGATGATAGTGGTGGTGGTTCTGGTTCCCTTCATGAGAAGGAGATTAAGACTAGCAGCAGCCCTGACACCATTGTTTCTAGGAGCTCCcctgaggaggaggaggaggatgggGAGCGGTTAGGAAGGAAGAAAGGGGTGACTTTTGAGGTAGAAGCAACCGTCTCGGCAGTTGATGGGGGTGattcttcttcaaaaatgaGTAGCTTGACCACTTTGTCTCCTCATGGAACCAGGGATTTAAAAGAGGTTGTTCAGGAAATCAGGGATGAGTTTGAGACTGCCTCTAATGTTGGGAAGGAGGTTGCACTTCTTCTTGAGGCTTGCAAGCCACCTTATCGGTCCAGGGTTGCTCCATTCAAAG TTATGTTTTCCAGAATCGTACATTCATTGGCACCTTCTAGGTTACCGTCACATCCTCCATCTAGGCCTCCAGTGCAGTTATCTTCTAGGGCAATGAAAATGGCAAAAGCATATTGTGGTGAACCTGGGAGAGAGTTCAATACAAATCCTTTAAACCTTTCATCTACTTTGGAGAAACTTTATGCATGGGAGAAGAAACTGTATAAGGAAGTTAAG GATGAAGAGAGGTTACGATCTATTTATGAGAAACAATGCAAGAGGCTGAAAACATTGGATAATCGAGGAGCTGAATCTACTAAAATTGATGCTACTGAGGCATCAATAAAAAAGTTGctgacaaaaataaatatttccaTCAGAACTGTGGAAGCCATATCATTGCGGATACACAAATTGAGGGATGATGAATTGCAGCCTCAACTTGCAGCTTTGATTACTGG ATTGACAAGAATGTGGAAATTCATGCTCAAATGCCATGAGAAACAGTTCCAAGCTATCATGGAGAGTAAAACTCACTCTCTTAAAATTAACACTGGTTTACAAAGAGACGAAAGTTTGAAGGCCATCCTAGAACTTGAAAAGGAGCTTCTAAATTGGTGCAGTCAGTTCAACAATTGGGTCAGGATGCAAAAATCATATGTTGAAAATCTGAACGAGTGGCTCAGAAGGTGCCTTCTCGATGAACCTGAAGAAACCGCTGATGGTGTTGTCCCCTTCTCTCCTAGTCGAATTGGAGCTCCGCCAGTTTTTGTGATCTGCAATGATTGGCATCAAGCAATGAGTAGAATATCAGAAAGGGGGGTGGCAGATGCCATGCATGAATTTGCCCAAAGACTACATGAGCTATGGGAGAAGCAAGACGAGGCGCAACGTCAGAGAATCAAAGCAGAGTATCTGAAGAAAGACTTTGAGATGCAGCTTCGAACCTTGCGCAGGGAAATGGGAGATGCAGAACATGTGCATGATAAAGTTTCGCAGAAGACAGCACTGTCAAAGGGTCATTCTGAAAGTGGTGTTTCACCACTAGATGATCTAAAAGTGGATCTAGATTCTATGAAGAAGAGATTGCATGAAGAGAGAGCAAGGCATAAAGAAGCCATCAAGCAGGCCCGCGATGCAGCTTCTAATAGTTTACAAGCAGGTTTAATTCCCATATTTAAGACATTAGAAAGTTTCACTTCAGAGGTGGTGAAGGCTCATGAGCAAGTCAGGCTTCAAAACACTAAAGCCTCGTAA